Proteins encoded in a region of the Flammeovirga yaeyamensis genome:
- the hemG gene encoding protoporphyrinogen oxidase, whose amino-acid sequence MKIGIVGGGISGLTAAFYLQKKGYDCTVLEKNNVAGGCISTEQKDGRIYENGPNSLLFTSKHLKFIEEVGFLDELIEAEAVNKDRFILKNGKYHVLPSGPQNFFSNKFFSGKTKWKIITEYFRKNQAASDKETVYDFFLRRFNKEICDYALDPFVSGIYAGDPKKLAIKASFPSLYEAEHKHGSIIKGMIKKRKENKENGVPTERRTAYSFKEGNFSFIKKLADQVNIKSSFTVKNILKEEQYFTIEGESETLQFDHVVIASDIYSSSSFLKGLLPTVANKIENIVAPPMCVVHSVYSKDAVKNAPIGFGGLNPRLEKTFTAGSIWTSCIFPNRTPQGEAMITSFVGGMQNPEKTNLSEDELKEGVAHELNSTLNIEGQPIYQKVFKWEKAIPQYSYDIVELWEEMNKNEIDGLHFTTNWKGGIAVPECIDQAIALSENI is encoded by the coding sequence ATGAAAATTGGAATTGTTGGTGGAGGCATATCTGGCTTAACAGCTGCTTTTTATTTACAGAAAAAAGGGTACGACTGTACCGTTTTGGAAAAAAATAATGTAGCAGGAGGATGTATTTCCACTGAACAAAAAGATGGGAGAATTTATGAAAATGGACCCAACTCTCTACTCTTTACATCTAAACATTTAAAGTTTATAGAAGAAGTCGGTTTTTTAGATGAATTAATCGAAGCTGAAGCTGTAAATAAAGATAGATTCATACTTAAAAATGGTAAGTATCATGTACTTCCATCAGGACCTCAAAATTTCTTCTCTAACAAGTTTTTTTCTGGTAAAACCAAATGGAAGATAATCACAGAATATTTCAGAAAAAATCAAGCAGCATCGGATAAAGAGACAGTATATGATTTCTTTCTAAGAAGGTTCAACAAAGAAATATGTGACTATGCCTTGGATCCATTTGTTTCCGGTATTTATGCCGGAGATCCTAAGAAATTAGCCATTAAAGCCTCTTTTCCATCACTCTATGAAGCAGAACATAAACATGGTTCGATTATCAAAGGGATGATAAAGAAAAGAAAAGAGAACAAAGAAAATGGTGTACCAACTGAAAGAAGAACCGCTTACAGTTTTAAGGAAGGTAATTTCTCTTTTATCAAAAAGTTGGCTGATCAGGTGAATATTAAATCCTCATTTACTGTAAAAAATATACTGAAAGAGGAGCAGTATTTTACTATAGAAGGTGAATCAGAAACTTTACAATTCGATCATGTAGTCATTGCATCAGATATTTATTCAAGTAGTTCTTTCTTGAAAGGATTGTTACCAACTGTGGCGAATAAGATCGAAAATATTGTAGCTCCACCAATGTGTGTCGTTCACAGTGTTTATAGTAAAGATGCAGTGAAAAATGCTCCAATTGGTTTTGGAGGATTAAATCCACGATTAGAAAAAACATTTACTGCTGGTTCGATTTGGACTTCATGTATATTTCCAAATAGAACACCACAAGGAGAAGCTATGATCACTTCTTTTGTTGGAGGGATGCAAAATCCTGAAAAAACAAACTTGTCAGAAGATGAGTTAAAAGAAGGAGTAGCACATGAGCTGAATTCAACACTCAATATTGAAGGTCAACCTATTTATCAGAAAGTATTTAAATGGGAAAAGGCAATTCCTCAGTATTCTTATGATATAGTAGAATTATGGGAAGAAATGAACAAAAACGAAATAGATGGACTTCATTTCACAACCAATTGGAAAGGAGGTATTGCAGTGCCAGAATGTATTGATCAGGCAATAGCTTTATCAGAAAACATCTAG
- the fsa gene encoding fructose-6-phosphate aldolase: protein MKFFIDTANLDEIKEAYAMGVLDGVTTNPSLMAKVGVKGKEAVHAHYKAICDIVDANVSAEVLSTTYEEMIKEGEELAAIDHKIVVKVPMIEDGVKAIKYFSSKGIDTNCTLIFSAGQALLAAKAGATYVSPFIGRLDDVSTDGMQLVEDIVTIYENYGFGTQVLAASVRHPMHIMQCAAIGADVATCPLTAIKALLNHPLTDKGLAQFVADAKKMEE, encoded by the coding sequence ATGAAATTTTTTATTGACACAGCTAATTTAGACGAAATCAAGGAAGCATACGCTATGGGCGTATTGGACGGTGTAACAACTAATCCGTCTTTGATGGCTAAAGTTGGAGTGAAGGGAAAGGAAGCTGTTCATGCTCACTATAAAGCAATTTGTGACATTGTTGATGCTAACGTAAGTGCAGAGGTATTGTCAACAACCTATGAGGAGATGATCAAAGAAGGTGAGGAGTTGGCAGCAATTGATCATAAGATTGTTGTAAAAGTACCTATGATCGAGGATGGAGTAAAAGCTATTAAATATTTTTCTAGCAAAGGTATTGATACAAACTGTACGCTTATTTTCTCAGCAGGTCAGGCCTTGTTAGCTGCGAAAGCTGGAGCAACTTATGTATCTCCATTTATTGGTAGATTAGATGATGTTTCTACAGACGGTATGCAATTAGTAGAAGATATCGTAACAATTTATGAAAACTACGGTTTCGGTACTCAAGTACTAGCTGCTTCTGTACGTCACCCAATGCATATTATGCAGTGTGCTGCTATTGGTGCAGACGTTGCCACTTGTCCTTTGACAGCAATCAAAGCACTATTGAATCACCCTTTAACTGATAAAGGTTTGGCTCAATTTGTAGCTGATGCTAAAAAAATGGAAGAATAA
- a CDS encoding fructose-6-phosphate aldolase — translation MYIIKVKGKAKIPNYIQLRDENFVLIAYFRADRPLSKLEKYGLEGKEEALKKVIDHLEFGKIQKLEI, via the coding sequence ATGTATATTATCAAAGTAAAGGGTAAAGCAAAAATCCCTAATTATATCCAACTAAGAGACGAAAACTTTGTGTTGATCGCTTATTTTAGAGCGGATAGGCCTCTTTCAAAATTAGAAAAATATGGTCTTGAAGGTAAAGAGGAAGCACTTAAAAAAGTAATTGATCATCTTGAGTTTGGTAAAATTCAGAAATTAGAAATTTAA
- a CDS encoding cell division ATP-binding protein FtsE codes for MNSVVSLRDVKLSFDGAVVLKDISIDIASGEFVYLLGPTGSGKSSLLRLLYADQKPTDGVIKVNGFQVDEIKDKEVPFLRRSLGVIFQDFELLTDRSVEDNLEFVMKATGWKSAAQINQKIDEVLEKVHLSKISRQKMPHQLSGGEQQRVAIARALINNPKVLIADEPTGNLDPKVSRSILQLFKEINSDGTCVIMATHQHSFLRLNPERSIVFEKGSIKDISKKQVQQKLDLNQA; via the coding sequence ATGAATTCAGTAGTTAGTTTAAGAGATGTAAAGCTCAGTTTTGATGGAGCCGTAGTATTAAAAGATATCAGTATTGATATCGCTTCTGGAGAGTTCGTATACTTATTAGGACCTACAGGAAGTGGTAAATCATCTTTATTAAGACTATTGTATGCAGATCAAAAACCTACTGATGGAGTAATTAAGGTAAATGGATTTCAAGTGGATGAAATCAAAGATAAAGAGGTTCCTTTCTTAAGAAGATCATTAGGGGTAATCTTTCAAGATTTTGAATTACTTACGGACAGATCTGTAGAAGATAACCTTGAGTTTGTGATGAAAGCGACAGGCTGGAAATCAGCAGCTCAGATAAATCAGAAAATTGATGAAGTACTTGAGAAAGTACATTTGTCAAAAATATCCAGACAAAAGATGCCCCACCAATTATCAGGTGGTGAGCAACAAAGAGTAGCCATTGCTAGAGCTTTGATCAACAATCCAAAAGTACTTATTGCAGATGAACCTACAGGAAACTTAGATCCGAAAGTATCCAGGTCAATTCTTCAATTATTTAAAGAAATCAATTCAGACGGTACTTGTGTGATCATGGCAACACATCAACATTCATTTTTAAGATTAAATCCTGAACGTTCAATCGTTTTTGAAAAAGGATCGATCAAAGATATTTCAAAAAAACAGGTACAACAGAAATTAGACCTAAATCAAGCCTAA
- a CDS encoding DUF983 domain-containing protein, protein MNFTSILAVLNNRCPSCREKSIFTNAAYSTSFHKVHKRCPNCNANLVPETGFYYGAMYVSYAINTAIILGVMFVFTVLLDIDDVSILLAAAIGPMIVFMPLIFRLSRSIYLHLVGGIKYQGKK, encoded by the coding sequence ATGAATTTTACTTCTATACTAGCCGTTTTAAATAATCGTTGTCCTTCTTGTCGAGAAAAAAGTATCTTTACTAATGCCGCTTACTCGACATCATTCCATAAAGTACATAAGAGATGTCCCAACTGTAATGCTAATCTCGTTCCTGAAACGGGATTTTATTATGGAGCAATGTATGTAAGTTACGCTATTAATACAGCCATCATTTTAGGTGTAATGTTTGTATTTACCGTATTACTTGATATTGATGATGTAAGTATTTTATTAGCAGCAGCAATTGGACCTATGATTGTTTTTATGCCTTTGATATTTAGACTGTCAAGATCCATTTATTTACATCTCGTAGGAGGGATAAAATATCAAGGAAAAAAATAA
- a CDS encoding WD40/YVTN/BNR-like repeat-containing protein, whose product MKNFFLISIITLLPFYSFSQKKVDRNEAFAQYQNNKDKSFFKNVPFRNVGPTIMSGRVTDIDANPNNPNEFYSAFASGGLWYTNSNGVKFTPLFQDEASMTIGDIAVNWENNSIYIGTGENNSSRSSYAGNGLYKSNDKGQTWNHIGLENTQHIGRIVLHPKNDNTLWVASIGNLYSKDDHRGVYKSTDGGATWSKTLFVSDSTGVIDLIIDPKNPDILYASAWERHRNAWNFKASGKESGIYKSVDGGETWKRLTVGNTGFPDSDGVGRIGLGISSQNSDKLYAFLDNQDAKEDVEKKEIALHFNQLNEMSNDAFSKLSDDDINEYLDHYNFPKQYNAESIKSDIKNEKYSPKALVDYLGDAEEDLFNTEVKGAEVYVSEDGGLSWKKTHDNYLDRVVYTFGYYFGNIRIDPKDDNRIYILGVPFLGSTDGGKTWKDLGDDNVHVDHHALWINPNNTDHIILGNDGGVNISFDGGQNYFKCNSFPVGQFYSINYDMAEPYNIYGGLQDNGVWVGSSKTEISRGWQYNGKYPFQSVMGGDGMQIGVDERDNNIIYTGYQFGNYYKINQKSGKMSYITPKHTLSEKPLRWNWQSPIVVSKHNYDVIYFGSNRLHRSLNQGESFEAVSNDLTNGGIQGNVPFGTLTTISESPIQFGLIYTGSDDGIVSISENVGASWKAISKGLPKNLWVSRVIASKYDVNTVYVSLNGYRNDDFNSYLYVSTNKGDSWSKLGDLPAESINVIKEDPNNKEVLYVGTDHGLYISFDTGKSFMVLGDLPRVAIHDLAIHPRDNEIIVGTHGRSIYVGKLDNIQNLSSKDFEKAIITYPLKEETLNKKWGQIEGYFEWGVPIESTIDIPVFVSSNGEMKMEVLIKDKVIFTQTSTVDKGINYIKYNFEVGKEYKEIYQKQYKKKYQLAEKQNGNYYLDEGEYTIRFTINGASKSEKLKIKAPENNGGRVKKKKIP is encoded by the coding sequence ATGAAAAATTTCTTTCTAATTTCAATTATTACTTTACTTCCATTCTATTCATTTTCCCAAAAGAAGGTTGATAGAAATGAAGCTTTTGCTCAGTATCAAAACAATAAAGACAAATCCTTTTTCAAGAACGTACCATTTAGGAATGTAGGCCCAACAATAATGAGTGGCCGTGTTACTGATATTGATGCAAACCCTAACAATCCAAATGAATTTTATAGTGCCTTTGCCTCAGGTGGTCTATGGTATACAAATTCGAATGGAGTGAAATTCACACCATTGTTTCAAGACGAAGCATCCATGACTATTGGTGATATTGCGGTTAATTGGGAAAACAACTCGATTTACATTGGAACTGGTGAAAACAACTCATCAAGATCGAGTTATGCAGGTAATGGTTTATACAAGTCGAATGACAAAGGGCAAACTTGGAATCATATAGGTTTAGAAAATACACAACATATTGGACGAATCGTTCTTCATCCTAAAAATGACAATACACTTTGGGTCGCATCAATTGGTAATTTATATTCTAAAGATGATCATCGTGGAGTCTATAAATCAACTGATGGAGGTGCTACTTGGAGTAAAACCTTATTTGTCTCTGATAGTACTGGTGTAATTGATCTTATCATTGACCCTAAAAACCCTGATATTTTATATGCATCAGCTTGGGAAAGACATAGAAATGCATGGAATTTCAAAGCCTCAGGTAAAGAATCTGGAATTTATAAATCTGTTGATGGTGGTGAAACCTGGAAGAGATTAACAGTCGGTAATACAGGTTTTCCTGATAGTGATGGTGTTGGACGTATTGGCTTAGGAATATCATCACAAAATTCTGATAAACTATATGCTTTTTTAGATAATCAAGATGCTAAGGAGGATGTTGAAAAAAAAGAAATTGCTCTTCATTTCAATCAGTTAAATGAAATGAGTAATGATGCTTTTTCAAAATTATCTGATGATGATATCAATGAATATCTTGATCATTATAATTTCCCTAAACAGTACAATGCTGAATCCATAAAATCTGATATCAAGAATGAAAAATATTCTCCTAAAGCTTTAGTAGATTATTTAGGTGATGCTGAGGAAGATTTATTCAATACAGAAGTAAAAGGTGCTGAAGTATATGTTTCTGAAGATGGCGGTCTATCATGGAAGAAAACACACGATAATTATTTGGACCGTGTGGTGTATACCTTTGGCTATTATTTTGGAAATATTAGAATAGATCCAAAAGACGATAATAGAATTTATATTTTGGGTGTTCCTTTCTTAGGTTCTACTGATGGAGGAAAAACTTGGAAAGATTTAGGTGATGATAATGTACATGTGGATCATCATGCACTTTGGATTAACCCCAACAATACGGATCATATTATTCTTGGTAACGACGGTGGTGTCAACATATCATTTGATGGAGGTCAGAATTACTTTAAATGTAATAGTTTCCCTGTTGGACAGTTTTACTCAATAAATTACGATATGGCTGAACCATATAATATTTATGGAGGTCTACAAGATAATGGTGTCTGGGTTGGTTCTTCTAAAACTGAAATTAGTAGAGGTTGGCAATACAATGGTAAATATCCATTCCAATCAGTAATGGGTGGTGACGGTATGCAAATTGGTGTAGACGAAAGAGATAATAATATTATCTACACAGGTTATCAATTTGGGAATTATTACAAGATCAATCAGAAATCTGGTAAAATGTCCTACATCACCCCCAAACATACTTTAAGTGAGAAACCCTTACGATGGAATTGGCAGTCTCCTATCGTCGTTTCTAAGCACAATTACGACGTAATTTACTTTGGGTCTAATCGCCTACACCGTTCTTTAAACCAAGGAGAAAGTTTTGAAGCTGTTTCTAATGATTTAACGAATGGTGGAATTCAAGGAAATGTTCCTTTTGGTACATTGACTACAATTTCTGAATCCCCTATTCAATTCGGTCTTATTTATACAGGTTCTGATGACGGGATAGTAAGCATCTCTGAAAATGTTGGTGCTTCTTGGAAAGCTATTTCTAAAGGTTTACCTAAAAATCTATGGGTAAGTAGAGTCATAGCTTCAAAGTATGATGTGAATACCGTTTATGTATCATTAAATGGCTACAGAAATGATGATTTCAATAGCTATTTATATGTTTCTACAAATAAAGGTGATTCATGGAGTAAACTTGGTGATTTACCTGCCGAATCAATAAATGTCATCAAAGAGGATCCTAACAATAAAGAAGTACTTTATGTTGGAACTGATCATGGCCTTTACATATCATTTGATACTGGAAAAAGTTTTATGGTACTTGGTGATTTACCTAGAGTGGCCATTCACGATCTAGCTATTCACCCTAGAGATAATGAAATCATTGTTGGTACTCATGGTCGAAGTATTTATGTTGGAAAATTAGACAACATCCAAAATCTCTCATCAAAAGATTTTGAGAAGGCGATTATTACCTATCCTCTAAAAGAAGAAACTTTAAATAAAAAATGGGGTCAGATTGAAGGTTATTTTGAATGGGGTGTTCCTATTGAATCGACTATTGACATTCCTGTTTTTGTTTCATCAAATGGGGAAATGAAGATGGAAGTTCTAATTAAAGATAAAGTGATATTCACTCAGACATCCACTGTTGATAAGGGAATTAACTATATCAAATATAATTTCGAAGTAGGAAAAGAATATAAAGAGATTTATCAGAAACAGTACAAAAAGAAATATCAATTAGCTGAAAAGCAAAATGGCAATTACTACCTCGATGAAGGTGAATATACAATTCGATTTACAATAAATGGTGCTTCAAAATCTGAGAAACTAAAAATAAAAGCTCCAGAAAATAATGGAGGAAGAGTAAAGAAAAAGAAAATCCCATAA
- a CDS encoding outer membrane protein transport protein, whose protein sequence is MRQQLFTLLLFITPFLSYSQGNFYWQQQQGANGNLLGGSLASGVNDNSAIFYNPGALAFTETPNVSFTSDLIGYTVVDIANGAGEGVHIKMNTMDTKPQMVAGTAFKYDKKNFKVTYAIINLLNNRAEYTSSNTAFIPETGEIYEGYFNYKTVLRNDRFAIGTTFRLNEKLGVGITSFVDIKNAQITNNINQTWGVNNEVTNYHVDYKNVRFNQVSILWKLGVAWLVNENLNLGFNFETQDIRLPFLSKSSLIRTLETKNDQGEVHKTISSQEKIFSKYKHPFTADINIGYHTRNSEISLRVGYFGPINKYGIFEMKAEQSMFRPQDESFGQYYAANKQLVNLAFGFKNKLFEKINLLSGFRTDFNNLDQNKINPTSENLLSYDYWDLYHISSGIEWFGPRFNVIAGIVADMGFSKGDPQLVNLTARPYQEIGDINYNTKATYLQFNLVFGITYHFKDRTQL, encoded by the coding sequence ATGAGACAGCAATTATTTACTCTACTCCTATTTATTACTCCATTTCTTAGTTACTCTCAAGGAAATTTTTATTGGCAACAGCAACAAGGAGCTAATGGCAACCTTTTAGGAGGATCTTTAGCTTCAGGTGTGAATGATAACAGTGCAATTTTCTACAATCCTGGTGCCTTAGCTTTTACAGAAACTCCGAATGTATCTTTTACTTCAGACTTGATTGGTTATACTGTTGTAGATATAGCAAACGGTGCGGGCGAAGGTGTGCATATTAAAATGAATACAATGGACACCAAACCTCAAATGGTTGCCGGTACAGCTTTTAAATATGACAAGAAAAATTTCAAAGTCACTTATGCCATTATTAATCTATTGAATAATCGTGCTGAGTATACTTCTTCAAATACAGCATTTATACCTGAAACTGGAGAAATATACGAGGGTTACTTTAACTATAAAACTGTACTTCGGAATGATCGTTTTGCCATAGGAACTACATTTCGATTAAATGAAAAGTTAGGCGTTGGTATCACAAGTTTTGTTGATATAAAGAATGCACAGATCACTAACAATATCAATCAAACTTGGGGTGTAAACAACGAGGTAACTAACTATCATGTTGATTATAAAAATGTGCGATTTAATCAAGTTTCTATTTTATGGAAATTAGGTGTTGCATGGTTAGTTAATGAAAATCTCAACCTTGGTTTTAATTTTGAAACACAAGATATTAGATTACCATTTTTATCAAAGTCTAGTTTGATAAGAACATTAGAAACTAAAAATGACCAAGGCGAAGTTCACAAAACAATTTCTTCACAAGAAAAGATTTTTAGTAAGTACAAACATCCTTTTACAGCTGATATTAATATTGGTTATCACACAAGAAATTCTGAAATCTCGTTGAGAGTTGGTTATTTTGGACCTATCAATAAATATGGAATTTTCGAAATGAAAGCTGAACAATCCATGTTTAGACCTCAAGATGAAAGCTTTGGTCAATATTATGCAGCCAATAAACAGTTAGTGAATCTTGCCTTCGGATTTAAAAACAAACTTTTTGAAAAGATAAATTTGTTATCAGGTTTTAGAACAGATTTCAATAACCTAGACCAAAATAAGATCAACCCAACTTCCGAAAATCTGTTATCTTACGATTATTGGGATCTTTATCATATATCTTCCGGCATTGAGTGGTTTGGCCCAAGGTTTAATGTGATTGCCGGAATTGTAGCTGATATGGGTTTTTCAAAAGGAGACCCTCAATTGGTCAATTTAACTGCTCGTCCATATCAAGAAATCGGAGACATTAATTATAATACAAAAGCAACCTATCTCCAATTCAATTTAGTATTTGGTATAACCTACCACTTCAAAGATAGAACACAACTATAA
- a CDS encoding citrate synthase yields the protein MSENTAQLTYQGNTYDLPVVKGSEDELGVDISKLRATSGLITLDVGFKNTGSTTSDVTFLDGEKGILRYRGYSIEDLCEHSTFSEVAYLLINGELPTAQEFEQFKHDISRHTLVHENVRKIFDGFPADAHPMGVLSSLVTSLTAFHPESLDPNRDPKMVDLTIHRLIAKLPTLASWVYKKSIGHPLMYPENKLGYIENFMKMMFGLPVEDYEIDPILVDALDKLLILHADHEQNCSAATVRVVGSSQASLYVAIAAGINALWGPLHGGANQAVIEMLEDIHASGGDVDKFIDKAKDPNDPFRLMGFGHRVYKNFDPRAKIIKKHADAVLEKLGINDPLLEIAKGLEEKALNDEYFKARKLYPNVDFYSGIIYKAMGFPTEMFTVLFALGRLPGWIAQWKESRNLNQPISRPRQIYTGEVARPYPTK from the coding sequence ATGAGTGAAAACACAGCGCAATTAACTTACCAGGGTAATACTTACGATTTACCAGTAGTTAAGGGCTCAGAGGATGAGCTAGGAGTAGATATTAGTAAACTAAGAGCGACAAGTGGATTGATCACTTTAGACGTAGGATTTAAGAACACTGGTTCGACTACAAGTGATGTCACTTTCTTAGACGGAGAAAAAGGTATCTTAAGATACAGAGGCTATTCGATTGAAGATTTATGTGAGCATTCTACTTTCTCAGAAGTAGCTTACTTACTTATCAATGGCGAATTACCAACAGCCCAAGAATTTGAGCAGTTTAAACACGACATTTCTCGTCACACATTAGTTCATGAGAATGTAAGAAAGATCTTTGATGGTTTCCCAGCAGATGCACATCCAATGGGTGTTTTATCTTCTTTGGTTACTTCATTGACTGCATTCCACCCGGAATCGTTGGATCCAAACAGAGATCCTAAAATGGTTGATTTAACAATCCACCGTTTGATTGCAAAATTACCTACACTAGCATCATGGGTGTACAAGAAGAGTATTGGTCACCCTCTAATGTATCCAGAAAATAAATTAGGTTATATCGAAAACTTCATGAAAATGATGTTTGGTCTTCCTGTTGAAGATTATGAGATTGACCCTATCTTAGTAGACGCTTTGGATAAACTATTAATTCTTCATGCAGACCACGAGCAAAACTGTTCAGCTGCAACTGTAAGAGTAGTTGGTTCTTCTCAAGCTTCTTTATATGTAGCTATCGCAGCAGGTATTAACGCACTTTGGGGACCACTTCACGGTGGTGCTAACCAAGCAGTAATCGAAATGTTAGAAGACATTCACGCTAGCGGTGGTGATGTTGATAAATTTATCGACAAAGCAAAAGATCCTAATGATCCATTCCGTTTAATGGGCTTTGGTCACAGAGTTTACAAAAACTTTGATCCAAGAGCAAAGATCATCAAAAAGCATGCTGATGCAGTTCTTGAAAAATTAGGTATCAACGATCCTCTATTAGAAATCGCAAAAGGTTTAGAAGAAAAAGCATTGAACGACGAGTACTTCAAAGCTAGAAAACTTTACCCTAACGTTGATTTCTACTCTGGAATTATTTATAAAGCGATGGGCTTCCCTACTGAAATGTTTACAGTATTGTTTGCTCTTGGTCGTCTTCCAGGTTGGATTGCACAATGGAAAGAATCTAGAAATCTTAATCAACCAATTTCTAGACCTCGCCAAATCTATACAGGTGAAGTTGCAAGACCTTATCCAACTAAATAA